From Actinomyces procaprae:
GGCTCCAGCCGCCTCCCCTCCCGCCCACCCCCACCCATCGAGGTCGGTCGACGTTACCGCCGAGGTCGGTCGATATAACCGTCGAGGTCGGTCGATATAACCATCGAGGTCGGTCGATATAACGGCTCTTCCGGTTTGAGGGTGTGGTGCTTCCGGCGTGGCGGCTTTGGTCCGGGTTGCGGTGTTCGCGGTGGTCGTGGTTGGGGCGGTGAGGTCGATGTCGGGCTGGCGGGGTCGTGTTCGGGCTGGTGGGGTCGTGCTCGGTGGGTGCTGGTTTGTCGAGAACGTCCTCTTCATCCCCAAACCCTCCACGTTCGGGAGGGTTTCGGGCTTACGAGGACGTGCTCGACCAGCGCAGGTCGTTGTCGGGCGTACAAGAACGTTTTCGGGCCGCCGAGGACGTCGTCGGGCTGGCGAAGGCGTTGTCCGCCGGGCAGGGGCGCCCTCGCCGCCGGCCGGGCGGAGTGCTCGAGGACGCGGGTTGAACCTCCACGGCGCCGGCTCACCACGCCAGAACGCCTGGCCTGGCTGCACTTGGCTGCCGATAGCTCCGGCGCCCGGGAGCGGGACCGTCTGCAACGCCACTTCGCCGTCTGCAACGCCACTTCGGGGTTAACAACGCCAGTTAACCGTCTGCTGAAGGCCTCTGGGGTATACAGCAGAACGTTAAGTAGCGTTGTTAACGCCCAGCCGGCGCACCAGACCACGCCGCCCCGTGCCATGTCTCAGGACATCGGCAGCACTCCTGCCCCCGCCCGAGACAACCACCACACCCCCAAACCGGAAGAGCCGATACAACCATCGAGGTCGGTCGAAATGGTTCCGCCGCGGGCATACCCGATACCCGACAAAACCGACGCGCCGCCCGTCGCCCGTCTCAGGTGAGGCGGGTGACGGACGGCGCGTCTGGCGACGCTCGTGCGTCAGGCGTCGAGGTCGGTCTCGAGGAGGGCCTTGAGCTCCTCCAGGGCACCGTCGGCGCCGTCGGCGTCGGAGGCGAGGGTGACGACGTCACCGAAGCCGGCGCCGAGCGTCATGACACCCAGAATGGAGGAGGCGTCCACGGGGGCGCCGCCCTCCTTGGCGATGGTGACGGGAACACC
This genomic window contains:
- a CDS encoding HPr family phosphocarrier protein; its protein translation is MAQVTATIASKVGLHARPAATFVKAVAEKGVPVTIAKEGGAPVDASSILGVMTLGAGFGDVVTLASDADGADGALEELKALLETDLDA